In Oncorhynchus nerka isolate Pitt River linkage group LG26, Oner_Uvic_2.0, whole genome shotgun sequence, one DNA window encodes the following:
- the LOC115109946 gene encoding protein shisa-3 homolog — protein sequence MMRLLNYLLLGYLTWNLRISDAQGEYCHGWLDSNGNYHEGFQCPEDFDTMDATVCCGSCSLRYCCAAVDARLDQGSCTNDRELNNTEFAAQPIYVPFLMVGSIFVAFVVVGSLVAVYCCTCLRPKQPTQQALRFSLRNCQGETIPMILTTAPASLRTPSRQSSTATSSSSAGGSSSVRRFSLGGQGQQHGCLVSASAPSTRVFTSPSTPQPLLPPPPPPPYTSPAACMPGGRQHPHSHAQLQLHQPMHPHQQPHLAQGTGFLLPQQYFFPLQPEPFSGAKGFADFGQS from the exons ATGATGCGACTGCTAAACTACCTCTTGCTGGGCTACCTGACCTGGAATCTACGGATATCAGACGCACAAGGGGAATACTGCCATGGGTGGCTGGACAGTAATGGAAATTACCACGAAGGCTTTCAGTGTCCGGAGGACTTTGACACCATGGACGCGACGGTGTGCTGCGGGTCTTGCTCCCTGCGGTACTGTTGTGCGGCTGTGGACGCACGGCTGGACCAGGGAAGCTGTACCAACGACCGAGAACTGAATAACACGGAGTTCGCAGCGC AGCCGATCTACGTGCCCTTCCTGATGGTGGGCTCCATCTTTGTGGCCTTTGTGGTGGTGGGCTCCCTGGTTGCCGTCTACTGTTGCACCTGCCTGCGGCCCAAACAGCCTACCCAGCAGGCTCTCCGCTTCTCACTGCGCAACTGCCAGGGCGAGACCATCCCCATGATCCTGACCACTGCGCCAGCCAGCCTGCGCACCCCCTCGCGCCAGTCCAGCACGGCCACCAGTTCCAGCTCAGCTGGCGGGAGCAGCTCGGTGCGCCGCTTCTCCCTCGGAGGTCAGGGGCAGCAGCACGGGTGCTTGGTGTCAGCGTCTGCACCAAGCACCCGTGtcttcacctctccctccacaccccagccgctactcccaccaccccctccacccccctacACCTCCCCTGCAGCTTGCATGCCAGGCGGGCGCCAGCACCCTCACTCCCATGCCCAGCTGCAGCTGCACCAGCCCATGCACCCACACCAACAGCCTCACCTGGCCCAGGGCACGGGCTTCCTGCTGCCCCAGCAGTACTTCTTCCCCCTACAGCCGGAGCCCTTCTCCGGGGCTAAGGGCTTTGCAGACTTTGGACAGAGCTGA